One window of Sardina pilchardus chromosome 2, fSarPil1.1, whole genome shotgun sequence genomic DNA carries:
- the exosc4 gene encoding exosome complex component RRP41, which yields MAGIELLSDQGYRLDGRKATELRKVQAQMGVFGQADGSAYLEQGNTKVLAVVYGPHEVRGGRTKIQHDRAVINCQYSMATFSTAERKRRPHGDRKSSEMSLHLKQTFEAAVLTQLYPRSQIDIYVKILQSDGGNYSACVNAATLAVIDAGIPMRDYVCACTAGFVDDTPLADLCHAEESGGGTSLAVAFLPRGGQIALLQMDARLHQDHLDTLMEAAMTACKGVSKVLDEVVRQHLQETSVLTGE from the exons ATGGCTGGGATCGAGTTGCTCTCGGACCAGGGATATCGACTGGATGGAAGGAAAGCTACCGAGCTTCGCAAAGTACAAGCCCAAATGGGCGTCTTCGGTCAGGCAGATGGGTCTGCTTATTTAGAGCAAGGAAACACTAAAGTACTGGCTGTCGTGTATGGCCCTCACGAG GTACGAGGTGGTCGAACCAAGATCCAGCATGACCGGGCGGTCATTAACTGCCAGTATAGTATGGCCACCTTcagcacagcagagagaaagagacggccACACGGAGATCGCAAGTCCAGTGAGATGAGCCTTCATCTGAAACAGACTTTTGAGGCTGCCGTGCTCACCCAACTGTATCCCCGCTCCCAGATTGACATCTACGTCAAG ATCTTACAGTCAGACGGAGGGAACTACAGTGCCTGTGTGAATGCTGCAACCCTGGCAGTCATCGATGCAGGCATCCCCATGCGCGACTACGTCTGTGCCTGCACAGCTGGATTTGTCGACGACACGCCACTGGCTGACTTGTGCCACGCCGAAGAAAGTGGAGGGGGCACGTCCCTGGCCGTGGCGTTTCTACCGCGGGGTGGGCAGATTGCTCTGCTGCAGATGGACGCTCGGCTCCACCAGGACCACCTGGACACGCTGATGGAGGCAGCCATGACCGCTTGCAAAGGGGTTAGCAAAGTGCTGGATGAGGTGGTGAGGCAGCACCTGCAAGAAACCTCTGTCCTGACTGGTGAGTGA